A window of the Oscillospiraceae bacterium NTUH-002-81 genome harbors these coding sequences:
- the pgsA gene encoding CDP-diacylglycerol--glycerol-3-phosphate 3-phosphatidyltransferase, which produces MNLPNKLTLLRVFMIPFFVVFMLTDLGGSYGKYIALAIFIAASLTDMLDGKIARKYNLVTNFGKFMDPLADKLLVCSAMICLVDKGRLASWIVIIIISREFIISGFRLIASDNGVVIAASYWGKFKTVFQMLMIIVLILDLGGSFVLLEQILIYVALILTVVSLVDYLMKNKDVLKDGGK; this is translated from the coding sequence ATGAATTTACCGAATAAGCTGACGCTGCTCAGAGTGTTTATGATCCCGTTTTTCGTGGTGTTTATGCTGACGGATCTGGGCGGCAGTTATGGAAAATATATCGCGCTGGCAATCTTCATTGCGGCCAGCCTGACAGATATGCTGGATGGCAAGATCGCCAGAAAGTACAACCTGGTGACCAATTTTGGGAAATTTATGGATCCGCTGGCGGATAAGCTGCTGGTGTGCTCGGCCATGATCTGTCTGGTGGACAAGGGACGTCTGGCTTCCTGGATCGTCATCATCATCATCAGCCGGGAATTTATCATCAGTGGGTTCCGGCTCATCGCATCAGACAACGGTGTGGTCATTGCGGCCAGCTACTGGGGCAAGTTCAAGACCGTTTTCCAGATGCTCATGATCATTGTGCTCATTCTGGATCTGGGCGGCAGCTTTGTGCTGCTGGAGCAGATTCTCATCTACGTGGCGCTGATCCTTACCGTGGTGTCACTGGTGGATTACCTGATGAAAAACAAAGACGTCTTAAAGGATGGGGGAAAATAA